The Motacilla alba alba isolate MOTALB_02 chromosome 29, Motacilla_alba_V1.0_pri, whole genome shotgun sequence nucleotide sequence TCAGCATCCATTCCCCCCCTCCCAGGGCCCCCACAGCCAGGATGTGACCAGGCTCCGTGTGAAAGCAgaaactcttttatttttggggcagctctggcccCCCCAGGGACAGGAGTGACACCGGGGACAGGTGGTGGTGATAAGGGACACGGCCAGCACTGGCTGTGTGGCACCAAGCGTGCTGCAgaggggtggggtggggtgcCACACTgacccccagcaccctctgccAGGCCCCAGCACCTCTCGGGGCTGGTGCCACGCGTGCCCTGAGGACTCACCCCGGTCATTAGCCAGGCCGGAGCCGCTGAGCCAGTTCTCCAGGATGGACAAAACCCCACAAGGAGCAGCAACCCCCAAATTACAGGCTAGGCCAAGCCAAGCTCCTCCCAGAGGCTTTCTGGAGGTGAAGGAGGGGATCCAAGCAGAGTCACCGTCCCAAAAGTGCCACGGCCCACGGTGACCCTGCCTGGGTGACACCAGCCCTACAGCGCCAGCGTGTCCTTGATGAGCCGGCGCATGGTGGTGGTGACCGAGGTGCCCAGGGAGTCCGTGATCTGGTAGGAGATCTTGTATAGGTAGGGCTGCACGTCCTTCAGGCTGGTGTCGAAGACGTTGTCCACCTCGGACTGGGTGGGCATCTTGGGCAGGTACTCGTGGCGGTTCATCACCTCCACGATGTTGATGATCTTCTCGCAGAGCTTCTCCCCCACCTTCTCGCGGCAGATCTGCCGCTCCTGCTCGTTGGCCAGGTTCACCACGTTCACCTTGATGGtccacagctcccagggaatgcACTCGTCTGAGAAGGGCCACCGGGACTTCTTCTTCTGGTAGAACTCCAGGGAGATCTGCCCCATGCCGTCGGAGCCGGAGCCGCGCAGCGCGTCCTGCGGGACAGCACGGGGGTCACGGGGGAACGGGGACCGACCAGCCCCTCCTCGGGCACATCCCGCTGGGCtttacagaaccacagaatatccTCAGCTGGAAGAGACCCCCAAGGATCtcttggccctgcacaggacaccccaacaatgccacccctgtgcctgagagcggtgtccaaacactccctgagctctggcagccttggggccatGACCAcaccctggggagctgttcagTGCCCAATCACCCTCTAGGGGAAGGAGCTTTTCCCAACATCCAGCCTACCCcttccctgccacagccctACCCGTTCCCTCAGTCCTGTCACTGTCCCGGGGAGCAGAGACCAGAGCTGCCCTAGGGATGTCtcctctcagtctcctccagctgAACAGATCCAACGCCCTCAGCCGCTCCTTTTAATCCACCCACACGAGccccctgctccatcctggggGACCCTTGGAGATGCGTGGCTCCCCTTTAACACCTTTTTATGCTGCCCATTTCCCCCCTCACCTTGAACTCCCCGACAGCCTTGCGGAGGGCCCGGTCGAGCTCCTCGGAGGAGACGCGGACGTAGGCGAAGTCGATGAAGTCGCAGTCCACGTCCTGGGTGCCCACGGTGCCAATGGAGTAGGTGCCCTCCTTCTTGTAGTGGAACTTGCCGGTGCTGCGGTGCAGCAGGACGGTGTGGAGCACGGCCAGCATGGCCTCCTCCACCTGCCGCCCCTCCACCGACACCTCCAGCACCTCGGCGCGGCAGTTCATGGCAGGGCCGGCGCTGGAGGGGCCACAGCAGCGGCTGCTGAGGGGACACGAGGGTGGCAGGGttggctgccacagcccctctgccacccTCCTGTATGCTGGTGTCCTGGTACCCCACGGGGACCCACCCAGATGTCCTGATCTGAGTCCCCCACATGCCACAAAGATCCAGGCACCCTTGGTACAGACCCTCCATAGCCCCACAGGGACCCAGATGTCCTGATTTGGGCCCCCCACATGCCACCAGGATCCAGGCACCCTTGGTACAGACCCCCCCATGGCCCCACAGGGACCCAGATGTCCTGATCTGAGTCCCCCACATGGCACAATACCCCAGAGGGACCCAAATGTCCTGGTGGGGTCCCCTCAAGGATCCAACACCCCAGAGGAGTAAATGTCCTGGTGGGGTCCCCTCAGGGATCCAACACCCCAGAGGAGTAAATGTCCTGGTGGGGTCCCCTCAGGGATCAAACACCCCAGAGGGACCCGGGTGTCCCGGTACGGGCCCACCCCCACCTCACAGGGACCCCTCCAAAACACCACACAGGTCCAGACGTGTCGGACCGAGCCCACCTCAGCCTCGCACGGAGCGCCTCAGGCTCCCTCCAGGCTCGAGGCCCCGGATCCCCCTCGGCCCCCGGGCCCcctcagccccggccccggccccggtcCCCACTCACCGCCCGGGCCCGACCATCTGACGGCGCGGAGGAGGGAAGTGGATCATCCCATCTGCGCGGGGGGTTCAGGACACACCACCGG carries:
- the ATG101 gene encoding autophagy-related protein 101 isoform X2, with the translated sequence MIHFPPPRRQMVGPGRRCCGPSSAGPAMNCRAEVLEVSVEGRQVEEAMLAVLHTVLLHRSTGKFHYKKEGTYSIGTVGTQDVDCDFIDFAYVRVSSEELDRALRKAVGEFKDALRGSGSDGMGQISLEFYQKKKSRWPFSDECIPWELWTIKVNVVNLANEQERQICREKVGEKLCEKIINIVEVMNRHEYLPKMPTQSEVDNVFDTSLKDVQPYLYKISYQITDSLGTSVTTTMRRLIKDTLAL
- the ATG101 gene encoding autophagy-related protein 101 isoform X1, which codes for MIHFPPPRRQMVGPGRSRCCGPSSAGPAMNCRAEVLEVSVEGRQVEEAMLAVLHTVLLHRSTGKFHYKKEGTYSIGTVGTQDVDCDFIDFAYVRVSSEELDRALRKAVGEFKDALRGSGSDGMGQISLEFYQKKKSRWPFSDECIPWELWTIKVNVVNLANEQERQICREKVGEKLCEKIINIVEVMNRHEYLPKMPTQSEVDNVFDTSLKDVQPYLYKISYQITDSLGTSVTTTMRRLIKDTLAL
- the ATG101 gene encoding autophagy-related protein 101 isoform X3; the encoded protein is MNCRAEVLEVSVEGRQVEEAMLAVLHTVLLHRSTGKFHYKKEGTYSIGTVGTQDVDCDFIDFAYVRVSSEELDRALRKAVGEFKDALRGSGSDGMGQISLEFYQKKKSRWPFSDECIPWELWTIKVNVVNLANEQERQICREKVGEKLCEKIINIVEVMNRHEYLPKMPTQSEVDNVFDTSLKDVQPYLYKISYQITDSLGTSVTTTMRRLIKDTLAL